The Methanocella arvoryzae MRE50 genome includes a region encoding these proteins:
- a CDS encoding metal-dependent transcriptional regulator, which produces MRKNITEEYLETILYLTRGGARAKTRDIAQAMGIKPPSVSEMLLKLRDQGYIDYMPYEGAALTEEGRAEAIRMERKHQLLETFLVGTLGVDTDTAHDEACELEHSVSDNTMERICSYLGHPRYCPDDHPITKGECCEKADSVSMPLLELNEGEEGVIRVITLDNNTRDYMLSLGFLPDVPVYVKKKLPSNSLLVRIKGSEIAIGRDIACKILVSKTAPKVIP; this is translated from the coding sequence ATGAGGAAAAACATCACAGAAGAGTACCTGGAGACAATCCTGTACCTCACGAGGGGCGGAGCCCGGGCAAAAACTCGCGACATCGCGCAGGCCATGGGCATCAAGCCTCCCAGCGTAAGCGAGATGCTGCTGAAGCTGCGGGACCAGGGGTACATCGACTACATGCCCTACGAAGGCGCCGCGCTCACCGAAGAAGGCCGCGCCGAGGCGATAAGGATGGAGCGCAAGCACCAGCTGCTGGAAACGTTTCTGGTAGGCACGCTCGGCGTTGACACCGACACCGCCCACGACGAGGCGTGTGAGCTGGAGCACTCTGTATCAGATAACACGATGGAGAGGATCTGCTCGTACCTCGGGCACCCCCGGTACTGCCCTGACGACCACCCCATCACTAAGGGCGAATGCTGTGAGAAGGCAGACAGCGTTTCGATGCCCTTGCTCGAGCTGAACGAGGGCGAGGAGGGCGTCATCAGGGTGATCACCTTAGACAACAACACCCGGGACTACATGCTTTCGTTAGGCTTTCTGCCCGACGTGCCGGTGTACGTCAAGAAAAAGCTCCCCTCCAACAGCCTGCTGGTCAGGATCAAGGGATCGGAAATTGCAATCGGCAGGGACATCGCCTGCAAGATTTTAGTCTCGAAGACCGCGCCTAAAGTGATACCATGA
- the feoB gene encoding ferrous iron transport protein B, whose product MRPEKALKVALIGNPSVGKSTLFSRLTGIGVLISNYPGTTMEVAHGRVVHDDILLDLTDLPGIYSLDTLNPEEKTVLNYLKEEKPDIILNVIDSTRLERNLYLTLELLELDTPVIVALNMVDEAAMIGIQIDHEQFAGLLGTAVIPTSAQKGTGLEELMHAFRTPHAADGQRHVRYDRHVESYIEQLKAMGLRRNEAVLLLSHGNTEGRSEDIATAVAIMRDEITSSHEAPVLEILAGNRYSEAGLIARSVMRHKPASQMSLRERIDDLLVSPLWGFAILAAIMLAMLLTVFFVGGFLEELIVGTFDQYILQPVTAALSAHPLIQVIVEYTLIGVQAGFGIVVPYIMTFYVLMALLENSGYLTRAAFLLDEIMHRFKLHGRAMIPMILGFGCSVPAIMSTKALQTRRERIVTSTLVCLVPCSARSIVILDLVASFVSIWAGLSIYVLMLIIAVVVAWLLGRIVKGEEMGLVLEMVPLRVPGVKDVVEKTWMQMKEFIYVAFPLLIAGSAVLGVLQYVGFLDLMNSLLSPITTGWLGLPDFTATALIFGILRKEMALETLAIMAGTANFSLAMTPLQMYVFAVFTTIYMPCIASIAMLKRVLGWKDTAWITLLTVVLALLVSGLIAQIVPVIMSLL is encoded by the coding sequence ATGAGGCCCGAAAAAGCGCTCAAGGTAGCGCTCATTGGCAACCCCAGCGTGGGCAAGAGCACACTGTTTTCCAGGCTGACCGGCATCGGCGTCCTGATTTCGAACTACCCCGGCACCACCATGGAAGTGGCCCACGGCCGGGTGGTGCACGACGACATCCTGCTCGATCTTACGGATTTGCCGGGCATCTACTCGCTGGACACCCTGAACCCGGAAGAGAAGACTGTCCTCAACTACCTGAAAGAGGAAAAGCCCGACATCATCCTCAACGTGATCGACTCCACGAGGCTGGAGCGCAACCTTTACCTGACGCTGGAGCTGCTGGAGCTGGATACCCCGGTCATCGTCGCCCTCAACATGGTAGACGAGGCGGCCATGATAGGCATACAGATCGACCATGAGCAGTTCGCCGGCCTGCTGGGCACCGCCGTCATCCCGACCTCGGCCCAGAAAGGCACGGGCCTCGAAGAGCTGATGCACGCGTTCCGTACGCCGCACGCTGCCGACGGCCAGCGCCACGTGCGCTACGATCGCCACGTCGAGTCATACATAGAACAGCTCAAGGCCATGGGCCTGCGGCGGAATGAGGCCGTCCTCCTGCTATCCCACGGCAACACGGAGGGGCGCTCTGAAGACATAGCGACGGCTGTGGCGATCATGAGGGACGAGATCACCAGCTCTCACGAAGCGCCAGTTCTGGAAATCCTGGCCGGCAACAGGTACAGCGAAGCCGGCCTCATCGCCCGGAGCGTCATGCGGCACAAGCCCGCCTCTCAGATGTCGCTGCGGGAGCGCATCGACGACCTGCTGGTCAGCCCCCTGTGGGGCTTCGCCATCCTGGCAGCCATCATGCTGGCCATGCTCCTGACGGTCTTCTTCGTGGGCGGCTTCCTCGAAGAGCTGATCGTCGGCACCTTCGATCAATACATACTTCAACCGGTTACGGCCGCGCTGTCGGCGCACCCACTCATACAGGTCATCGTCGAGTACACCCTCATCGGGGTGCAGGCAGGCTTCGGCATCGTGGTGCCGTACATCATGACCTTCTACGTGCTCATGGCGCTGCTTGAAAACTCCGGCTACCTGACCCGGGCAGCGTTCCTGCTGGACGAGATCATGCACAGGTTCAAGCTGCACGGCCGGGCCATGATCCCCATGATCCTCGGGTTCGGGTGCAGCGTGCCTGCCATCATGTCGACCAAGGCGCTGCAGACCCGCAGAGAACGGATTGTCACCTCGACGCTGGTCTGCCTGGTGCCCTGCTCCGCGAGAAGCATCGTCATCCTCGACCTGGTCGCCAGCTTCGTCTCCATCTGGGCCGGGCTGTCGATCTACGTCCTCATGCTGATCATCGCCGTCGTCGTCGCCTGGCTTCTCGGGCGCATAGTGAAGGGCGAGGAAATGGGGCTGGTGCTGGAAATGGTGCCGCTCCGGGTTCCGGGGGTCAAGGACGTTGTGGAGAAGACGTGGATGCAGATGAAGGAGTTCATCTACGTCGCCTTCCCGCTGCTCATCGCTGGCAGCGCGGTCCTCGGCGTGCTCCAGTACGTCGGCTTCCTGGACTTGATGAACAGCCTGCTCTCCCCGATCACCACCGGCTGGCTGGGCCTCCCGGACTTCACCGCCACCGCGCTGATCTTCGGCATCCTCAGGAAAGAGATGGCGCTGGAGACGCTGGCCATCATGGCGGGCACCGCAAACTTCAGCCTGGCGATGACGCCGCTGCAGATGTACGTGTTCGCGGTCTTCACCACGATCTACATGCCCTGCATCGCCTCGATCGCCATGCTCAAAAGAGTCCTCGGCTGGAAGGACACCGCCTGGATCACCCTCCTGACCGTCGTCCTCGCGCTGCTCGTCAGCGGGCTGATAGCGCAGATCGTGCCCGTGATCATGAGCCTGCTATAA
- a CDS encoding carboxypeptidase regulatory-like domain-containing protein yields MTGLSKITPVTLVLLLIMTGLSPAFAVNSVELVSPPPMDPAYPNHGSVTGRVITQNAGQGIPGAYVAIVNGANISQAYYEGQADEDGYFQFPHVNNTVAGDYPRPVYRVYASLAGYGEGMSDLFGVGERSTTRADVVIADSGRASSGFVVQHVPMPDEVRLSAHPDTIMAGGNLSVITAQLYLNGAPYSRSGVVITFFADNDTIGYLPAEKKIATDSDGRATINLTSGNTSGQVNVTGYSKIGISRNITGSCTVCVEGTTGREVSVTDINDTEASNVTEIANGSHENVTSETTPGNLTEADISAAPEPTPSSTTGLLYPALLILLVAVAGFTVYMLAFRKK; encoded by the coding sequence ATGACTGGCCTGTCGAAAATTACCCCCGTCACCCTGGTGCTGCTTCTGATCATGACCGGGCTGAGCCCTGCATTTGCCGTAAACTCAGTTGAACTGGTCAGCCCCCCGCCCATGGATCCGGCATACCCGAACCATGGTTCGGTCACCGGCAGAGTGATCACACAGAATGCCGGCCAGGGCATACCAGGAGCGTACGTGGCGATCGTGAACGGGGCGAACATATCCCAGGCGTACTACGAGGGGCAGGCGGATGAGGACGGCTATTTCCAGTTCCCCCATGTCAATAACACTGTGGCAGGGGACTACCCCCGTCCCGTCTACCGGGTTTATGCCAGCCTGGCAGGATATGGCGAAGGCATGTCCGACCTGTTCGGCGTCGGAGAAAGATCGACGACCAGGGCTGATGTCGTCATAGCTGACTCTGGCAGGGCCTCGTCGGGCTTCGTCGTCCAGCACGTGCCCATGCCGGATGAGGTCAGGCTGAGCGCGCACCCTGACACGATCATGGCAGGAGGCAACCTGTCGGTGATTACGGCTCAGCTGTACCTGAACGGCGCTCCGTATTCACGGTCGGGGGTCGTGATTACGTTCTTCGCCGATAACGACACGATCGGATACCTGCCTGCTGAAAAGAAGATAGCGACCGACTCGGACGGCCGGGCTACCATTAACCTGACCTCAGGCAATACCTCCGGCCAGGTCAACGTGACAGGGTATAGTAAGATCGGCATCAGCCGGAACATCACAGGCTCCTGTACGGTCTGCGTTGAGGGAACTACGGGCAGGGAGGTGTCGGTTACCGATATAAACGATACGGAAGCCTCTAACGTCACTGAAATAGCGAACGGTAGCCACGAGAACGTTACATCGGAGACTACGCCAGGAAACCTCACGGAGGCCGACATCTCTGCGGCGCCAGAACCCACGCCTTCCTCGACAACGGGACTTTTATACCCGGCACTTCTGATACTACTGGTTGCAGTAGCAGGCTTTACCGTCTATATGCTGGCGTTCAGGAAAAAATAG
- a CDS encoding MBL fold metallo-hydrolase, with product MFMKVIFLGTNGWYDNETGNTVCVLIDAPEGYILLDAGNGIHKLDRYMTEDKPAYLFLSHFHLDHIGGLHTIVRLNFPRGLQIFGQEGTRKILGDVLRQPYSVPIDGMPFKVDIRELPEDLAAVPFLEDFRPLVHVSPCTGFRFRLGGKVITYCTDTGLCDNLIELGRDADILITECSALSGQQRSSWPHLAPEDAVVVSKKSGAKRVVLVHFNASLYPTAESRRQVQAFVGREADNVTISHDDMIIEL from the coding sequence ATGTTCATGAAGGTTATTTTCCTCGGGACCAACGGCTGGTACGACAACGAGACCGGCAACACCGTCTGCGTGCTGATCGACGCCCCGGAGGGCTACATCCTCCTTGACGCGGGCAACGGCATCCACAAGCTGGACCGGTACATGACCGAGGATAAGCCCGCCTATCTTTTTCTGAGCCACTTCCACCTCGACCACATCGGGGGCCTGCACACCATCGTCCGGCTAAATTTCCCCCGGGGCCTGCAAATCTTCGGCCAGGAGGGCACCCGGAAGATTCTCGGCGATGTCCTGCGGCAGCCGTACTCGGTGCCGATCGACGGCATGCCCTTCAAAGTCGATATCCGGGAGCTCCCCGAAGACCTTGCGGCAGTGCCTTTCCTCGAGGACTTCAGGCCGCTGGTGCACGTTTCCCCGTGCACGGGCTTCCGGTTCCGGCTCGGGGGCAAGGTCATCACATACTGCACGGACACCGGATTGTGCGACAACCTGATCGAATTGGGCAGGGATGCAGACATTCTCATCACAGAGTGCTCGGCACTCTCCGGCCAGCAGCGTTCCTCCTGGCCCCACCTGGCGCCGGAGGACGCGGTCGTCGTCTCGAAGAAGTCGGGGGCAAAAAGGGTGGTGCTGGTGCACTTCAACGCCTCGCTCTACCCGACGGCGGAGAGCCGGCGGCAGGTGCAGGCCTTCGTCGGCCGGGAGGCGGACAACGTCACGATCAGCCATGACGACATGATCATCGAGCTGTAG
- a CDS encoding helix-turn-helix domain-containing protein: MPMGEESDYEDYCQIMYAMRKSVVRMKILVYLFVCGEPRNIQQITNVVGTWPSHVRGAMWGMGKRYNAESSLLARGLVARLSGDINSNVTTYTLTEKGRAYVLLICTTPEFNRSVRAIIEQFT, from the coding sequence ATGCCAATGGGTGAAGAAAGCGATTATGAGGACTACTGCCAGATCATGTATGCAATGCGAAAGAGCGTCGTTCGTATGAAAATTCTCGTCTACCTGTTCGTCTGCGGCGAGCCCCGCAATATTCAGCAGATCACGAATGTAGTAGGCACGTGGCCCTCCCATGTCAGGGGGGCTATGTGGGGCATGGGAAAGCGGTATAATGCTGAGAGCTCGCTGCTTGCCAGAGGCCTGGTCGCCCGGCTGTCCGGAGATATTAATTCTAATGTCACGACCTATACTTTAACTGAAAAGGGCAGGGCCTATGTCCTCCTTATATGTACCACACCTGAGTTTAACCGGAGTGTAAGAGCGATTATCGAGCAGTTCACCTGA
- a CDS encoding ABC transporter permease, which yields MSNLGSIAKKECVDLINSKIVLLGAAVLLLYVGVNLYEYHHALSSGLIKNIEFSSSVLSAMCTLTLYGSFFSVIIGFSSIANEKKNHALNTLIVKPLYRDTIINGKLLGACCFMSLVFGFALLIYVSGLLMLSGEYISTFILDFAAKIAFVYLLSLIYDLIFVTLSMTVAIIVDKQAIALIISTLIVEMFDFIVGVNVTQTISHIINSIMPVNMDAIEYFIVLLSPKGVIGLIINNSNIFSPIYGVCDVIGSLSSYVIRLCLYLFLSVIVCYMVFMRRDIV from the coding sequence GTGAGCAACTTGGGTAGTATCGCAAAAAAAGAGTGCGTTGACCTTATCAACAGTAAAATTGTACTGCTGGGCGCTGCGGTGTTGCTACTTTACGTCGGCGTAAACCTGTACGAATATCATCATGCCCTTTCGAGCGGCCTGATAAAAAACATAGAGTTCAGTAGTTCCGTTCTTTCAGCCATGTGCACGCTGACGCTTTACGGCAGCTTTTTCTCCGTTATCATCGGGTTCTCCAGCATAGCTAACGAAAAGAAAAATCACGCCCTAAATACTCTAATCGTCAAGCCGCTGTACAGAGACACGATCATAAACGGAAAGCTCCTCGGGGCCTGCTGCTTTATGTCTCTCGTTTTCGGGTTCGCCCTGCTCATATACGTATCGGGGCTGCTCATGCTTTCCGGGGAATATATCTCTACCTTCATCCTCGACTTCGCGGCAAAGATCGCTTTTGTCTACCTGCTGTCGCTGATCTACGATCTCATCTTTGTCACGCTTTCGATGACCGTCGCGATCATCGTAGACAAACAGGCGATTGCGTTAATCATATCCACATTGATAGTTGAGATGTTCGATTTCATAGTCGGTGTTAACGTAACTCAAACCATATCTCACATAATAAATTCAATTATGCCAGTAAACATGGATGCAATTGAATACTTCATCGTCCTGTTATCACCGAAAGGAGTTATAGGCTTAATAATTAATAACAGTAACATTTTCAGCCCGATTTACGGCGTCTGTGATGTTATCGGATCGTTGAGCAGTTACGTCATCAGGCTATGCCTTTACCTCTTTTTATCGGTCATAGTATGCTACATGGTATTTATGAGGAGGGATATAGTATGA
- a CDS encoding ABC transporter permease → MTGNQNVTGIIAKIALNELGRIYKSPFVIIIYIIFIVNIFLTGYGSQFFDQAWVSQPGEGDVFIRIAIGDVFYYTSLFCAITAMFFGVLSVLDDKNSHALNVLLSKPVYRRDVLIGKFVGINLFSIILITVTLAGSLLMHMLFNGIPGLMDELLIRAVSLIAILSMECALVSGITMLFGLACKNLLEGVAVTITFLFVEWEGSLTRYLGSFKILSPHELYFTIFHVDKAKLLIDTTVPYYVWLSAAAPYILFMLLEIIAIVALNCIIFSRSDEV, encoded by the coding sequence ATGACGGGCAATCAAAATGTAACGGGCATCATAGCAAAAATAGCCCTCAACGAGCTTGGCAGGATATATAAGAGCCCATTTGTGATCATTATATACATAATATTTATTGTTAACATTTTTTTAACTGGTTACGGAAGCCAATTTTTTGATCAAGCATGGGTAAGCCAGCCAGGAGAAGGGGATGTGTTTATACGCATTGCTATCGGAGACGTATTTTATTACACATCGTTATTTTGCGCCATCACCGCCATGTTTTTTGGTGTATTATCAGTGCTTGACGATAAAAATTCGCACGCTTTGAACGTATTACTCTCCAAACCGGTATATCGCCGAGACGTCCTGATTGGAAAATTCGTCGGCATCAACCTATTTTCGATTATTCTAATCACTGTCACTCTGGCAGGCTCGTTATTAATGCATATGCTATTCAACGGGATACCCGGCTTGATGGACGAATTATTGATCAGGGCTGTATCGTTGATCGCGATACTTTCGATGGAGTGTGCTCTGGTGTCCGGGATCACCATGCTGTTCGGGCTGGCGTGTAAAAATTTGCTCGAGGGAGTTGCCGTTACGATAACGTTCTTATTCGTCGAATGGGAAGGGAGCCTGACCAGGTACCTGGGGTCGTTTAAGATACTGAGCCCGCACGAGCTGTATTTTACGATTTTTCACGTCGACAAAGCTAAGCTGCTTATCGATACGACGGTGCCGTACTATGTCTGGCTCAGCGCTGCAGCCCCGTATATTTTATTCATGCTGCTGGAGATCATCGCCATCGTAGCGTTAAATTGCATCATCTTCTCCAGATCAGACGAGGTGTAA
- a CDS encoding RCC1 domain-containing protein, whose amino-acid sequence MSKTYLCVIGKILCITVLLSAFVILMPATAFSKVVSIDAQADVSVALNDNGTVFMWGDTRDGTFRSDEPVLVDITNITAASAGVFNALFLKDDGTVWAIGDNEYGQLGDGTRVDSSKAVQVQCLSEVVAISAGDCHNLALKRDGTVWAWGCNLFGQIGNDNVGHDELTPVQVPGLSGVKEISAGYMGSKAITGDGTVWAWGINEYGQIGDGTKEIRSLPVRISINNVSAIDTGEYGTSIALKSDGSVWTWGNNGQGQLGDPAEDTLSMMLPVSNLGSERLVPGKTGGLYNVTSVSAGARNSLAVKDDGTLWVWGENQEGRFGNGLKFGRDSIRPVIVPGLNNIVSVKAGASYMLALSDDGTVYGWGKNIFGAVGNGERSETVVKPLIVIKGTVDSQDSNTTELPVTEDKLSVDSNDGSSQSQPDLNLGLAGMAVFIVTVLLGIVILIRTRK is encoded by the coding sequence ATGAGTAAGACATATCTTTGTGTTATCGGAAAAATACTATGCATCACAGTATTGCTATCTGCATTCGTCATCCTGATGCCTGCCACGGCATTTTCAAAGGTGGTGTCGATCGATGCACAAGCGGATGTTTCTGTCGCCCTGAATGACAATGGTACGGTGTTCATGTGGGGCGATACCAGGGATGGCACGTTCCGGTCTGATGAACCGGTCTTAGTCGACATCACTAACATAACTGCGGCTTCTGCAGGCGTTTTTAACGCGTTGTTCCTCAAGGACGACGGAACCGTGTGGGCGATTGGTGACAACGAATACGGCCAGCTAGGAGACGGGACGAGAGTCGACAGTTCGAAAGCGGTTCAAGTACAGTGCCTGAGCGAGGTGGTTGCCATTTCCGCAGGCGATTGCCACAACCTGGCGCTGAAGAGAGACGGGACCGTATGGGCCTGGGGGTGTAATCTTTTCGGGCAGATTGGTAACGATAATGTCGGCCATGACGAATTGACACCGGTACAAGTCCCAGGACTGTCCGGCGTCAAAGAAATTTCTGCAGGCTACATGGGCTCTAAAGCCATTACAGGTGACGGCACCGTATGGGCCTGGGGCATAAACGAATACGGTCAGATCGGGGACGGGACTAAAGAGATCAGGAGCCTGCCAGTCAGGATATCCATCAATAACGTATCTGCGATAGATACCGGGGAATACGGCACTTCGATAGCTTTGAAAAGCGATGGATCCGTGTGGACATGGGGTAACAATGGGCAGGGTCAGCTCGGAGATCCTGCGGAAGACACCTTAAGCATGATGTTGCCCGTATCAAACTTAGGCAGCGAGAGGCTTGTCCCCGGGAAAACGGGTGGCCTGTACAACGTCACCTCAGTCTCTGCAGGTGCCCGGAACTCGCTGGCCGTGAAAGATGATGGTACGCTCTGGGTATGGGGTGAGAACCAGGAGGGCCGCTTTGGCAACGGGCTGAAATTCGGCCGGGATAGTATCCGGCCCGTGATAGTACCTGGTTTAAACAATATAGTATCGGTCAAGGCAGGAGCTTCGTATATGCTTGCACTGTCAGATGATGGGACGGTATATGGATGGGGAAAGAACATTTTCGGCGCTGTCGGTAACGGTGAAAGATCAGAAACTGTCGTCAAGCCTTTGATAGTAATCAAAGGCACAGTCGATTCACAGGATTCTAATACTACGGAACTCCCCGTGACTGAGGATAAACTATCTGTAGACAGTAACGATGGAAGTAGTCAGTCACAGCCAGATTTGAACCTTGGCCTTGCAGGTATGGCCGTATTTATTGTCACGGTTCTCCTCGGCATAGTAATTCTCATACGGACGAGAAAATGA
- a CDS encoding RAD55 family ATPase, which produces MTEIKNRASFGIADLDNALDGGIPRGSLILLEEDTGARSGILQTKFVAEGLLNNEYCYLFNMEHPPQAIINSLSTFGLEPEEHITNGQLIVIDGFTDAFGWGEFVSKWKYVCHDLSNINEVRDAVKQATAEVEPYNNLRGIVDSLTTLLLSSDSERAILHYIHHQMATQKNNGTTSLFTIHMGAHRPELVKALEHIVDGVIWVSKVDMEDNPRDVLQIRKLRDSHYSPRMYYFNVDDHDATLEEMHPGRK; this is translated from the coding sequence ATGACCGAGATCAAGAACCGCGCCAGCTTCGGTATCGCTGACCTTGACAACGCTCTCGACGGGGGCATCCCGAGAGGCTCGCTGATCCTGCTGGAAGAGGACACGGGCGCCAGGTCGGGCATCCTGCAGACCAAGTTCGTCGCGGAGGGCCTGCTGAATAACGAGTACTGTTACCTGTTCAACATGGAGCACCCGCCCCAGGCGATCATCAACTCTCTGAGCACCTTCGGGCTGGAGCCGGAGGAGCACATCACCAACGGGCAGCTGATCGTCATCGATGGTTTCACCGATGCCTTTGGGTGGGGAGAGTTCGTCTCCAAGTGGAAGTACGTGTGCCACGACCTGTCCAACATCAACGAGGTCAGGGACGCGGTCAAGCAGGCGACGGCCGAGGTCGAGCCGTACAACAACCTGCGCGGCATCGTGGACTCGCTGACGACGCTGCTGCTGTCGAGCGACTCCGAGCGGGCCATCCTGCACTACATCCACCACCAGATGGCCACCCAGAAGAACAACGGCACCACTTCTCTGTTTACGATTCACATGGGAGCGCATAGGCCCGAGCTGGTCAAGGCGCTGGAGCACATCGTGGACGGGGTAATCTGGGTTTCCAAGGTGGACATGGAGGACAATCCCCGGGACGTGCTGCAGATCCGCAAGCTCCGGGATTCTCACTATTCGCCCCGCATGTACTACTTCAACGTGGATGACCACGACGCAACCTTAGAGGAGATGCACCCGGGCAGAAAGTAG
- a CDS encoding DUF429 domain-containing protein, with product MASTTPRRNTRKTCGPSSTSGYVGVDLAALPKNQTGACTLSDGEYSCTTLRSDEEILQYIRDANPAVIAFDAPLTLPRGRCCFDDACCGTRKIRECDRMLISRGHRVFPPGFSFMKQLTLRGVALRKILEAEGYRLIEVHPRTSMRILGHADFGASPRTEHERDACAAALVAKLYDEGLAEELGDDEGVIVIPKAPMK from the coding sequence ATGGCGAGTACTACTCCCCGCAGGAATACCAGAAAAACCTGCGGTCCTTCGTCTACTAGCGGCTACGTGGGCGTAGACCTCGCGGCGCTCCCCAAAAACCAGACGGGCGCCTGCACCCTTTCTGACGGCGAGTACAGCTGTACCACCCTGAGGTCCGACGAGGAGATTCTACAGTACATCCGGGACGCTAATCCTGCGGTGATCGCCTTCGACGCTCCCCTCACCCTTCCCCGGGGCCGGTGCTGCTTCGACGACGCCTGCTGCGGCACTCGCAAGATCAGAGAATGCGACCGCATGCTCATCAGCCGGGGGCACAGGGTCTTCCCGCCCGGCTTCTCCTTCATGAAACAGCTCACCCTCAGAGGCGTCGCCCTCAGAAAAATCCTGGAGGCCGAAGGATACCGGCTTATAGAAGTCCACCCCAGAACCAGCATGCGCATCCTCGGCCACGCAGACTTCGGGGCTTCGCCCAGAACAGAGCATGAGCGAGACGCCTGCGCGGCTGCGCTGGTAGCGAAGCTATACGACGAAGGGCTGGCCGAAGAGCTGGGGGATGATGAAGGCGTGATCGTCATACCTAAAGCGCCTATGAAATAA
- a CDS encoding sugar phosphate isomerase/epimerase family protein, which yields MYAGSLADPRGDIGQEIVYARDAGFDYVEISMEGPNSTIEKLSPGAPGLKKLKDEYGLFYTCHTPWGWNIGNPYPKIREATVRQVLEVIEFAEAVEARLVTVHMHTRFGLYDRRELIRNMASSLTVLCDRAEKSGLAITVENVDQAPEDFKKLFELEPRARFHLDIGHANISCTGCNNIVAFIEAFKDRLYHVHAHDNKGGHNVEADLHLALGMGNIDWPRVVRALKAAGYKHTVTFEVFTHNRQYLEISKDLFRDLWENV from the coding sequence ATGTACGCAGGTTCGCTCGCCGATCCCCGTGGTGACATCGGGCAGGAAATCGTCTACGCCAGAGACGCTGGCTTCGACTACGTCGAGATCAGCATGGAAGGGCCGAACAGCACCATAGAGAAGCTCAGCCCCGGTGCGCCCGGCCTGAAGAAGCTCAAGGATGAGTATGGGCTGTTCTACACCTGCCACACTCCCTGGGGCTGGAACATCGGCAACCCGTACCCTAAGATCCGGGAGGCCACAGTACGGCAGGTGCTCGAAGTGATCGAGTTCGCCGAAGCCGTCGAGGCAAGGCTGGTCACCGTCCACATGCACACCCGGTTCGGCCTGTACGACCGGCGAGAGCTAATCAGGAACATGGCCTCCTCGCTCACCGTTTTATGCGACCGGGCGGAGAAGAGCGGGCTCGCGATCACAGTGGAAAACGTCGACCAGGCACCCGAAGACTTCAAAAAGCTGTTCGAACTCGAGCCCCGGGCCAGGTTCCACCTCGACATCGGCCACGCCAACATCTCATGCACGGGCTGCAACAACATCGTCGCCTTCATCGAGGCCTTCAAAGACCGCTTATACCACGTACACGCCCACGACAACAAAGGCGGCCACAACGTCGAAGCCGACCTACACCTGGCGCTGGGCATGGGCAACATCGACTGGCCCCGGGTAGTCAGAGCGCTAAAAGCGGCCGGGTACAAACACACCGTCACCTTCGAAGTCTTCACCCACAACCGGCAGTACCTTGAGATCAGCAAAGACCTGTTCAGAGATTTATGGGAAAACGTTTGA